Proteins encoded in a region of the Candidatus Cloacimonadota bacterium genome:
- a CDS encoding energy transducer TonB, with the protein MASKKFSDWKDVADSYFEKALSLAILILLFAFLVSPKIEVKPFERTVKVSEAIDIPPEIKDKIKPPEQTVKPVIEIIVDDEASDDEDEDIEIIETIESTSLDPYEPVNVPQIGKTSKFAVYEDPPEPIKQIPPVYADHFRRMEIQGQVWLEVEVLVDGKVGAIEVKQSLVSGPGGLDEAAINAVKQWEFTPAKSGGKPVACWVTFPVTFSLE; encoded by the coding sequence ATGGCGAGTAAGAAATTTTCAGATTGGAAAGATGTTGCAGACAGTTATTTTGAAAAAGCTTTAAGCCTGGCAATATTGATCTTGCTTTTTGCTTTTCTGGTTTCTCCCAAAATAGAAGTAAAACCATTTGAAAGAACAGTTAAAGTATCGGAAGCGATCGATATTCCACCTGAGATCAAAGATAAAATAAAGCCACCGGAACAAACAGTAAAACCGGTGATCGAGATCATTGTTGATGATGAAGCTTCAGACGATGAAGATGAAGACATTGAAATTATTGAAACAATTGAAAGCACTTCTCTTGATCCGTATGAACCGGTGAATGTTCCTCAAATTGGTAAAACTTCAAAATTTGCTGTTTATGAAGATCCACCCGAACCTATTAAACAGATTCCTCCCGTTTATGCCGATCACTTTAGAAGAATGGAAATTCAGGGTCAGGTCTGGCTGGAAGTCGAAGTTCTGGTCGATGGAAAAGTAGGAGCTATTGAGGTTAAACAATCTCTTGTTTCCGGTCCTGGTGGTCTTGACGAAGCAGCTATAAATGCCGTTAAACAATGGGAATTTACACCTGCTAAAAGCGGTGGTAAACCGGTTGCCTGTTGGGTAACTTTCCCGGTCACATTTAGTCTCGAATAA
- a CDS encoding biopolymer transporter ExbD: MAKLLKKTRPETSIPTASMSDIAFLLLLFFMVSTVFVKERGLKVNMPQAASIQKIPRNNAATIYVTKSGAISIDDFNVSIPDVQYKMYQKKAENFNTIACFRTDKDTNYGIMSDIMYQLRLADVLRVSFEAKMKR; this comes from the coding sequence ATGGCAAAGTTATTAAAAAAAACAAGACCCGAAACTTCTATTCCTACTGCTTCCATGTCTGATATCGCTTTCCTGTTATTACTCTTTTTTATGGTTTCCACAGTTTTTGTCAAAGAAAGAGGATTAAAGGTCAATATGCCGCAAGCTGCATCTATACAGAAGATCCCTCGCAACAATGCAGCTACGATATATGTTACCAAAAGCGGAGCAATTTCCATCGATGATTTTAATGTGAGCATCCCTGATGTTCAATATAAAATGTATCAGAAGAAAGCAGAGAATTTCAATACGATCGCCTGTTTCAGGACAGATAAAGATACTAACTACGGAATAATGTCCGATATTATGTATCAACTCAGGTTAGCCGATGTTTTGCGGGTTTCATTTGAAGCGAAGATGAAAAGGTAG